TGGTCATGGCAAAACCGGGGGACAGGTTGGCCACATTGGCAGACCGGGCAGGCATTGGCCTTTCCGCATTTTTAAGGTACAATGATATTTCCATCGACCACTCCGTAATCCCCGGCAACAAATATTTTGTGGACAAAAAGAAAAGAAGGGCCTCAGAGGCATATCATAAAGTGGCCGAAGGGGAAAATTTATGGGCAATAAGCCAGGCATACGGTGTCCGTTTGAAAAAATTGCGCAAATACAACCGGTTGGGGCAAAATGAAAAAGTAAACGAAAGCACCATGCTGTGGATGAGCAGCACCAAGCCCCCCAGGGAAAACGTGCCGCAGCAGGGGATTGTGGAGTTGGACGCCAACAACGAATTTAACTGGGGCCAGGCATCGCTACAGGAGTCCGTTTCCACCCCTGGCACAACAGAAGGGCAAAGAGGCACGTTGGCCCAAAACATAAGCGTAACCGGCCAAACCAATGGCCAATCACCAATTGCCAACAACCCCACCCTTTCCCCACAAAATGGAAATGGCCCAACTTCCCCGATAGTCCATGAAGTAAGGCCCTCGGACACCCTGTACAGCGTGGCAAGGCAGTATGGCGTGACCATCCAGGAATTGATGGAATGGAACGGCAAGAGGGATTTTAATTTATCCCTTGGCGAGAAATTAAAGATATTGCGCCCCTGACCCCCTCTTTTTTGTTAATTTTTTAAAAATACTTACGTGATTGGCGTAATGGCCATGGAAGTGCTTATATTTTTACCGAAAACCATACTTTTGGCCTCTGTTTGTTTTGAACAATAGTTTTTGAACTGATTTTTTGTTGATGGGAACCTCGGAAAACGCAATCGATATCGCTATGCTGGTGGATGACAACGACACGGATAACTTTATTAGTAAGCGGATAATAGAAATAACCGGTTTTTCACAACGGGTGGAAGTAAAGAATTCGGGCAAAAGCGCACTGGATTACCTGAGGGAAAACCAAAACAATGCTGACGAGCTTCCAAGTGTCATCTTCCTGGATATCAACATGCCCATTGTGGACGGCTTTGTGTTCCTGTACGAATTCGAAAAATTCAATGAATTGGTAAGGAACAAATGCAAGGTGATTATCCTTTCCAGTTCCGACAACAAGCGTGATATCGATAAGATCGTAAACAACAATTACGTGATCAAGTTTATCACCAAGCCCCTTACCGAGGTGGCGTTGGAGGAAATCAAACTGAACAATATTTAAGTTGGCCAGTCTTTGATTTTGACTTTACTTTTGGGGAAAAATCAAAAGTATCCTTTATGCCTTCTTTCAAGCCGCTCTTCCTTGCATTGGCCTTTACAATTTGTTTTTTGGGCGTGGCAACAGCCCAAATCGTACGGGTGGACTCCACGACATTCTGGAAAAAAAGCTTCAAGGCAGGCCTGAACCTCAATCAGTCCTCTTTTTCCTCCAATTGGAAGGCCGGTGGGGTGAATTCTTTGGGGTTCAATGCGTTTTTAAACACCAAGGCCAACTACCAGAAAGGGAAGAGGTCATGGGCCAATGAAATGGACCTGCTCTTTGGCATGGTGAACAATGACGGGCAGGGGTTTAGGAAAACCCTGGATAGGGTGTACCTGGACACCAAGTATGGGTACGATTTTAACAATAACTGGGGGCTGTTCACCGCACTCAACTTTTCTTCGCAATTTGCCGAAGGGTTTAAGTATGTGAAAGATGGCAACGGGGTGGAGCAAGGCCACCTCATTTCCAATTTTTTGGCCCCTGCCTTTGTTACCGCGTCTTTGGGCTTTGAATATTCCCCTGATGAGAGTTTCAAGTTGAGGTTGGCACCCGTGGCCTCAAGGCTAACGATAGTGCAGAACAGCAACCGTTACCTGGCGGTAGACTCCATGGCCCCCTATGGCGTGGAGGCCGGGGAGACCCTCCGGATTGAGGCTTTGGCATTTCAAATGCTGGCCGAATACAATAAAGACATTGCCGAAAACCTGAACCTGAAGTGGAGGTACCTCTTTTTTGCCAATTATGAAACCCTGGAGATGAAGACCATAGACCACCGCCTGGATGTGAACCTGACGGCCAAGGTGAACAAATTTGTCAACGTAAGCCTGGGGGGTATTTTGCTCTACGACTTTGACCAGGACAGTGGCGTGCAGCTTAGCCAGGCATTTTCCCTCGGGTTTCAGTATACCTTCCAGAACTACAGGGACAAGAAGAAATAGGGCCGCCATACCAGGCGCGTGAAGGTGGCGCTACCGGTGGTACCGGGGGAGGCGTTTAGCGGTTCATCAGGTATTTCTTGGGGGTCACGCCAAATTTCTTTTTGAACGCGGCAATAAAGTGGCTGGGGTTGGTATAACCAATTTGGTAGGCCACCTCGTTCACTTTGTACTTGGCCGTGTCCAGCAGCAGTTGTGCGTTGTCAAGTTTGTGGTCGAGCAAAAAGCCGAAAACGGTGTTGCCATAGATTTGTTTGAAGCCTACTTTGAGCTGGTATTCGTTCAGCCCCGCAATTTTGGCCAGTTCCTTCAAACCAGGAGGGGACTCACTGTGCCTCAGTAAGTATTCCTTTGCGTGTTTTATTTTCCTTACGGTTTCTTCATCATTTAAGAAAGGGCAACTTTCCGTGTCCGCTTTCCGCTCAGAAAAATATAGGCTCAGCAGTTCCAGCACTTTGCCCTGATAGTAAAGCTTTTCAGCGGCCTCGCTCAGGTTTACGGTGGAGAGTTGGTTGAGCACCACCATGAGGGACGCGGGGATTTCACGTTCATCGTAAAATTTCCGGTTGATGGTCTCCGGCCTTAAAAAAGGAAGGGTATCCTGCAAAAAAAGCTTGTGGAGGTTTTTAAGGGATATGGCCAGGAACACCATTCTCGTACCAGGCCCGAGGTTGATTTTGAAAGGGATGTCGTTTTCAGGGTTATAAAAGAAATAATTCCTTTTTTTCTCTATTTCACGGGAGTATTGCGGGCCAAATTCAAACAGCGCATTCCCTTCCATGCAGAAATAGAAGTGGACAAGGTTCTTTTTTAATCCTGCCGGGCAAACAAAAGGGCTATCGCTACGGTTCTCCGCCACCGACAGGGAAACTTCATCGCGGTCATATAGCGCCCGGATTATCCCTTCATGGGTATTTTTTTCAAGAAATGCTGCCTTCATTCAGTAATAGGGGTTAAAAAAATGACAAATATCAGTGCTGTTATTAACTTAATTCAGCCATTAACGGTTCAAAAATACCAAAATTTGTGCTGCCGGAGGACAAACTGGCCTGCCTGGCACTTATTATCCTTATGAGGGTATTTATTATTTAGATTGATTCCAACATTTGCACCCATGAAAAAACCGGCTTTCCTGGCATTATTTATTTTCTTTTCCATTGTTTCCCACGGGCAAACCCCCTTTACCGATAGCCTGGCCACCCGTTTTTTGGATGAGTTGGTGGTCACCGGCCAATTTGAACCCCAGTCTGCCAAAAAGTCGGTGTATACGGTGCGCACCATTCCCATGGAAGTAATCCAGGCGCGGGGGGCCACCAAACTGGAAGACGTGCTGAACACGGAATTGAACGTGCGCTTTTCCCAGGACCAGGCCCTAGGGGGCTCCAACCTTTCCTTGCAAGGCCTCTCTGGGCAAAATGTGAAAGTGCTCATCGATGGGGTGCCCATGGTGGGGAGGCAGGGCACCACCAATGAAGTCAACATCAACCAGATCAACCCGCAATCGGTGGAGCGGATCGAAATCGTGGAAGGGCCAATGTCGGTCGTATATGGTGCGGATGCCCTGGCAGGCGTCATCAACATTATCACCAAAAAAGAAGTGGACGGCACGTGGGGCATTAACGCAAAAGTGCAGGAGGAAACGGCAGGCAAGGAATATGGTGCCGATGAGGGGGTCCACAACAG
The nucleotide sequence above comes from Flammeovirgaceae bacterium. Encoded proteins:
- a CDS encoding response regulator, with the protein product MLVDDNDTDNFISKRIIEITGFSQRVEVKNSGKSALDYLRENQNNADELPSVIFLDINMPIVDGFVFLYEFEKFNELVRNKCKVIILSSSDNKRDIDKIVNNNYVIKFITKPLTEVALEEIKLNNI
- a CDS encoding DUF3078 domain-containing protein; protein product: MPSFKPLFLALAFTICFLGVATAQIVRVDSTTFWKKSFKAGLNLNQSSFSSNWKAGGVNSLGFNAFLNTKANYQKGKRSWANEMDLLFGMVNNDGQGFRKTLDRVYLDTKYGYDFNNNWGLFTALNFSSQFAEGFKYVKDGNGVEQGHLISNFLAPAFVTASLGFEYSPDESFKLRLAPVASRLTIVQNSNRYLAVDSMAPYGVEAGETLRIEALAFQMLAEYNKDIAENLNLKWRYLFFANYETLEMKTIDHRLDVNLTAKVNKFVNVSLGGILLYDFDQDSGVQLSQAFSLGFQYTFQNYRDKKK
- a CDS encoding helix-turn-helix transcriptional regulator, translated to MKAAFLEKNTHEGIIRALYDRDEVSLSVAENRSDSPFVCPAGLKKNLVHFYFCMEGNALFEFGPQYSREIEKKRNYFFYNPENDIPFKINLGPGTRMVFLAISLKNLHKLFLQDTLPFLRPETINRKFYDEREIPASLMVVLNQLSTVNLSEAAEKLYYQGKVLELLSLYFSERKADTESCPFLNDEETVRKIKHAKEYLLRHSESPPGLKELAKIAGLNEYQLKVGFKQIYGNTVFGFLLDHKLDNAQLLLDTAKYKVNEVAYQIGYTNPSHFIAAFKKKFGVTPKKYLMNR